In one Cyprinus carpio isolate SPL01 chromosome B2, ASM1834038v1, whole genome shotgun sequence genomic region, the following are encoded:
- the LOC109067894 gene encoding polymeric immunoglobulin receptor-like isoform X2: protein MTGLRLTDSGWYWCSAGDALSPVHLTVIEAGVESYSSQSNKVLTVQTGGSVTIPCYYDKKYTQQKKYKKKKKNKSNTYTNTSEENLSVIDHPDQSLFTVTMRNLQDKHSGFYYCVVETGEQPLIKTIYETYLKIQSAPDVSVVSSSVSGHEGGDISVQCVYSSDYQNKLKRWCRYKDKSCHTVERTDTSQNSSVQISDDGRRSFTVRMTGLRLTDSGWYYCSAGEALNPVHLTVIEEDGVFCLSKNFSPHKN, encoded by the exons ATGACTGGACTGAGACTGACTGATTCTGGCTGGTACTGGTGCTCTGCTGGAGATGCACTGAGTCCTGTTCATCTCACTGTAATAGAAGCAG gTGTTGAAAGCTACAGCAGTCAGTCAAACAAAGTATTAACTGTTCAGACTGGAGGATCTGTCACCATCCCATGTTATTATGACAAGAAATACACACAGcagaagaaatacaaaaaaaaaaaaaaaaataaatctaatacatacacaaacacctcAGAGGAGAATCTGTCAGTAATTGATCATCCTGATCAGAGTCTCTTTACTGTGACTATGAGAAACCTGCAGGACAAACACAGTGGATTTTATTACTGTGTTGTGGAGACTGGAGAACAACCactgataaaaacaatatatgaGACTTATCTCAAGATTCAATCTG ctcctGATGTGTCTGTGGTGAGCAGCAGTGTATCTGGACATGAAGGTGGTGATATCAGTGTTCAGTGTGTCTACAGTTCTGATTATCAGAATAAACTCAAACGGTGGTGCAGATATAAAGATAAGAGCTGTCACACAGTGGAGAGGACTGACACATCCCAGAATTCATCAGTGCAGATCAGTGATGATGGGAGAAGATCCTTCACTGTGCGGATGACTGGACTGAGACTGACTGATTCTGGCTGGTACTACTGCTCTGCTGGAGAGGCACTGAATCCTGTTCATCTCACTGTAATAGAAGAAG atggaGTTTTCTGTCTGTCCAAGAACTTTTCTCCACATAAAAACTGA
- the LOC109067894 gene encoding polymeric immunoglobulin receptor-like isoform X1, which yields MTGLRLTDSGWYWCSAGDALSPVHLTVIEAGVESYSSQSNKVLTVQTGGSVTIPCYYDKKYTQQKKYKKKKKNKSNTYTNTSEENLSVIDHPDQSLFTVTMRNLQDKHSGFYYCVVETGEQPLIKTIYETYLKIQSAPDVSVVSSSVSGHEGGDISVQCVYSSDYQNKLKRWCRYKDKSCHTVERTDTSQNSSVQISDDGRRSFTVRMTGLRLTDSGWYYCSAGEALNPVHLTVIEEESVSKEIGAEDKWRFCLS from the exons ATGACTGGACTGAGACTGACTGATTCTGGCTGGTACTGGTGCTCTGCTGGAGATGCACTGAGTCCTGTTCATCTCACTGTAATAGAAGCAG gTGTTGAAAGCTACAGCAGTCAGTCAAACAAAGTATTAACTGTTCAGACTGGAGGATCTGTCACCATCCCATGTTATTATGACAAGAAATACACACAGcagaagaaatacaaaaaaaaaaaaaaaaataaatctaatacatacacaaacacctcAGAGGAGAATCTGTCAGTAATTGATCATCCTGATCAGAGTCTCTTTACTGTGACTATGAGAAACCTGCAGGACAAACACAGTGGATTTTATTACTGTGTTGTGGAGACTGGAGAACAACCactgataaaaacaatatatgaGACTTATCTCAAGATTCAATCTG ctcctGATGTGTCTGTGGTGAGCAGCAGTGTATCTGGACATGAAGGTGGTGATATCAGTGTTCAGTGTGTCTACAGTTCTGATTATCAGAATAAACTCAAACGGTGGTGCAGATATAAAGATAAGAGCTGTCACACAGTGGAGAGGACTGACACATCCCAGAATTCATCAGTGCAGATCAGTGATGATGGGAGAAGATCCTTCACTGTGCGGATGACTGGACTGAGACTGACTGATTCTGGCTGGTACTACTGCTCTGCTGGAGAGGCACTGAATCCTGTTCATCTCACTGTAATAGAAGAAG aaagtGTGAGCAAAGAAATAGGTGCTGAGGACAA atggcGTTTCTGTCTGTCATAG